A window from Coraliomargarita sinensis encodes these proteins:
- a CDS encoding CARDB domain-containing protein: MKISSALGRTIGRLGVVSHCLMAAFLFAAPTSQLSAQEYRISTGDDYGAVIDAEGNLFVWGAITGGSGVLQQIPGTWREVSVSRTPAANAHILLIASDGSLWSFGNNDRGQLGAGDQISREEPVQISPASTWAEVAAGAQHSLARDNLGRVFAWGDNSFAQLNRPAISNNPEQDFIASVPANPIDPNVYISIATGNAHNHAIRADGTLWAWGSGGSETNSGPELGILVDGSYPKGPVFLTQVGNGTNWTKLFGGYRATFALRDTSSESGQLWVWGTGGNLGGSDSIIETPRRVGTQANWSYVSHSTSLGDGRQHALALKTDGTLYGWGSNYPDGQLGLPHYDGNGRFIFDNTRRVTPTLLEAPDVFLAVGAGDGFSALIDADGFMQTAGRNDAGQLANGSIDSTPETGQDFFDNSSLGVADLVALSVTVNTPLVDVVAGETISVSFEIQNAGTGPIAEPFDLEARLNTFGTFGGETLTFPLGLTSFEVNDDFAPGQSRSIDVEIELPGNITQGTYFIVMRADSGNAIIENSETNNDAATGTSFSFLPDLVVPEGPPNGLQITSGSVYDPADTLDIDLQIENLGNGTLPSGSTFDVRVFLSPDRSTSNSGIVEFNIEDPIVLASDLEADPSLNSTVTVPFNLVVPPMPPGSYFVGVELDINDDIAEQPELLDDNNVVVQVDGETNNAAFSDGLITISGLTIAEGVDQDGTLTFDTDGDGEWFGQNSFFNNDGDAAQSPGLDAGEWASFSTSFATPVAISFDWSANTSSQDNRLEFRVVNGTTGGNNNSISGNTDGWIENVTRVIPSGAQAEWVYFQDAGGIGDTVFVDNLQFTEITEPDLVIDDIYLPSDAGASYVLQRDRLDLTINSRNQGTSTAGEDYVISIYLSPDPVFDEPDADPLTPDDILIREEIVTEVIEGGEPAVNLTSVRLDTTIDPGFYYVIGFIDSGDTVTEFTGLVGGVPFPGEENNVFVTDTALVEIVALPDIQVDSLNTTPSFYFINDPATGYLEANSLPFNFTLSNQGLAAVNDPFLVQALFSRDQVLDPGSDYSFLEYEYSSGLGSVTSTLNTRNVSPDDADFRQNIVDAGIIGERLFFGVLADSGDAIAELYENNNSSPPINNNLILSEFTLQDALDVSDTTVSELNITFTNDQQAPYDNSYVPWVGQSSNTFDAFDAAASVRVGDSETSRFSVSLEPDVPVRVSFWWKVSSEDDPLNGQRDYLAFFETPPGDVFDLDDADRAIYGVDELEWRRVEVVLDAGSHTLTWAYVKDAQGEDGEDRGWVDQLTITELPNLEVTAVSVDGSVSYQAGETINTWSVDIANTGEAIEAGTAFDVQVRLLPSANWAETDAITLLTITDDSGIGEGESRSYNNTNIASYTTEPATAGPLTLPAADYDLEYYYFGAYVDWLEADPGSGQVSESNESIVDNSEITEEASIQIGRPDIVGSAASISFVSSGPYAYQDLVGLTLDLTNIGDGVLSGGTGFDYSVYITRTDEEADLDASSSTLLTSGTANQVTSVASGGSLDSITVLATLPYGLADGDYFIAVEIDANDDVLEQGLAPDGTGIDGEANNVFFTNSPNFAVADISLYEALEDQGGPPFAFEDGDVAVPTPPTPYITQGTESSALWFGRDDAGDATIPEDDATFTDGDGAQTPDLQAGEFAEFSLTVPESSLVRFDWQVFSASDQNELSVLVNGVEVASISGDVPLAEIDPAILVPNNGVVTWRYTKNAATVGDFGYIDNLRIDDNDDPDLVLTALNYTPGEYVLDIAGFAGAPNQLLGTEYLDITVEATNQGESITATSFTTADIEVRLSTDRIYGNDNDIVLGTVSQVEGDLLSGSLIRFIGPIQLGDSIPENSYYLIAKVDPNDQVVTEFSESNNMLISENRDVIVSRRPALRLYNPDATVTTEGSDGETNFLDPRELETIGDPNSEVVAFDVDEGLFYYPEAPMRLRFSVQNIGLDRIQADEEWTVQVNLVGALRQSLQDAQSPDPNPQAFLDFFDEVINLGDFTVKQLMEGRSAAMPEGQILDFDVELAIPSGSRFTALLPEDRVITDYLWAIQIDLDANNEIPQSSIVREFPARIIPSGLPWLILNPFEGVVGDDTDPGPAFAGSGNDLTLTNSEMDEGAFGLVPQLSTVSEASWEALYGVIADEAGTPTQVANFLAYAFNRNPNDGDTVGNQFPGSFGITEEQGEEYLSISFDFVTRASDLQYVVEADNSALFDDAPEVLLTITPPFTETVDVASLTGDGGAIYEDNVVTVLDQGYSARVTVRDSIDVTTEPMRFIRVIVESVETTGVPDSGP, encoded by the coding sequence ATGAAAATTTCTTCAGCTTTAGGCCGGACAATTGGCAGGTTGGGTGTGGTCTCCCACTGTCTGATGGCCGCATTTCTATTTGCCGCTCCCACGAGTCAACTCAGCGCTCAGGAGTATCGGATTTCCACCGGTGATGATTACGGGGCCGTGATTGATGCCGAAGGCAATCTTTTTGTCTGGGGGGCGATCACCGGAGGCAGCGGGGTTCTCCAGCAAATACCCGGTACCTGGCGTGAAGTCAGTGTCAGCCGTACGCCGGCTGCCAATGCGCATATTCTATTGATCGCTTCGGACGGTTCACTTTGGTCCTTCGGTAATAATGACCGGGGGCAACTCGGGGCCGGCGACCAGATAAGCCGTGAGGAGCCGGTTCAGATCAGCCCAGCCTCAACATGGGCCGAAGTCGCAGCGGGGGCTCAACACTCATTGGCACGAGACAATCTGGGCAGGGTTTTTGCCTGGGGCGATAATAGCTTTGCTCAACTGAACCGTCCTGCAATTTCTAATAACCCTGAACAAGATTTTATTGCTTCGGTTCCTGCAAATCCAATCGATCCGAATGTCTACATCTCGATCGCAACTGGTAACGCTCACAACCATGCGATTCGTGCTGATGGAACGCTTTGGGCATGGGGGAGTGGAGGATCCGAAACAAACTCAGGGCCTGAACTTGGTATTCTCGTTGATGGCAGTTACCCGAAAGGACCCGTGTTTCTCACGCAAGTTGGCAACGGGACAAATTGGACGAAACTCTTCGGTGGGTATCGTGCTACGTTTGCGCTTCGCGATACTTCGAGTGAGAGTGGACAGCTTTGGGTTTGGGGCACTGGGGGAAATCTCGGTGGTAGCGACTCGATTATTGAAACCCCGAGGCGTGTCGGGACACAAGCAAATTGGAGCTACGTTTCGCACAGTACTTCTCTTGGTGATGGCAGGCAGCACGCATTAGCGCTTAAGACGGATGGAACTCTATACGGATGGGGATCAAATTACCCTGACGGTCAACTGGGTCTACCGCATTACGACGGGAATGGCCGCTTTATTTTCGATAATACGCGACGAGTCACTCCGACCCTTCTCGAAGCACCCGATGTCTTCCTCGCTGTGGGTGCGGGCGACGGGTTTTCCGCTTTAATTGATGCCGATGGATTCATGCAAACGGCAGGCCGCAACGACGCTGGTCAGCTTGCCAACGGTTCGATCGACAGTACTCCGGAAACCGGGCAGGACTTCTTTGATAATTCCAGTCTGGGTGTGGCGGATCTGGTTGCTCTTTCCGTAACAGTCAATACGCCGCTCGTGGATGTTGTCGCCGGAGAAACGATCAGTGTCTCCTTCGAAATTCAAAATGCAGGTACGGGTCCGATTGCCGAGCCTTTCGACTTGGAAGCCCGCTTGAATACTTTTGGAACATTTGGCGGCGAAACGCTTACTTTTCCTCTTGGGCTGACCAGCTTTGAGGTTAATGACGACTTCGCCCCGGGGCAGTCCCGCAGTATCGATGTCGAGATTGAGCTTCCCGGGAATATTACGCAGGGCACTTACTTTATTGTGATGCGGGCGGATTCCGGTAACGCTATCATCGAGAATTCCGAAACCAACAACGATGCGGCAACAGGTACGAGCTTCAGCTTCCTGCCGGATCTTGTTGTTCCCGAAGGCCCTCCCAATGGATTACAGATCACCAGTGGTAGTGTCTATGACCCCGCCGACACCTTAGACATCGACCTGCAGATTGAAAATCTGGGCAACGGCACCTTGCCCTCGGGCAGCACCTTTGACGTGCGAGTGTTTCTCTCTCCCGACCGCAGTACGAGCAATTCCGGTATCGTCGAATTCAACATTGAAGATCCGATTGTTTTGGCAAGCGACTTGGAAGCCGATCCCTCGCTTAATTCAACCGTTACCGTACCTTTTAATCTGGTCGTACCTCCCATGCCCCCGGGCTCCTACTTCGTGGGCGTTGAGTTGGACATCAACGATGATATTGCCGAGCAGCCCGAACTTCTGGATGATAACAATGTGGTCGTTCAAGTCGACGGTGAGACCAATAACGCCGCTTTCAGTGACGGCTTGATCACCATTTCCGGTCTGACAATCGCAGAAGGGGTCGATCAGGACGGCACCCTGACCTTTGACACCGATGGTGACGGCGAATGGTTCGGACAGAATTCTTTCTTCAATAACGACGGAGACGCCGCACAAAGCCCCGGCTTGGACGCTGGGGAATGGGCTTCCTTCAGCACGTCATTTGCGACGCCGGTCGCCATCAGTTTTGACTGGAGCGCCAATACCAGCAGCCAGGACAACCGCTTGGAATTCCGGGTCGTCAACGGAACAACGGGCGGAAACAATAATTCCATCTCCGGAAATACCGATGGCTGGATCGAAAATGTGACGCGTGTTATTCCCTCGGGTGCTCAAGCCGAATGGGTGTATTTTCAGGATGCCGGGGGTATCGGAGATACTGTCTTCGTGGACAACCTGCAATTTACCGAGATCACCGAGCCGGATCTTGTGATCGACGACATCTATTTGCCCAGTGATGCAGGGGCCAGTTACGTGCTTCAGCGTGACCGGCTCGACCTGACGATCAACAGCCGGAACCAAGGCACTTCGACCGCCGGCGAAGATTATGTCATCTCGATCTACCTGTCGCCTGACCCTGTCTTTGATGAACCGGATGCAGATCCACTCACCCCGGACGATATTCTGATTCGCGAGGAAATTGTGACAGAAGTGATTGAAGGAGGCGAGCCAGCTGTGAACCTTACTTCGGTGAGGCTGGATACGACAATCGATCCCGGCTTTTATTACGTGATCGGGTTCATCGATTCCGGAGATACTGTTACAGAATTTACCGGTCTGGTAGGCGGTGTTCCCTTCCCCGGTGAGGAGAACAATGTCTTTGTGACCGATACCGCCCTTGTGGAAATTGTCGCCTTGCCGGACATTCAAGTGGATAGCCTGAATACAACTCCGAGTTTCTACTTTATCAATGATCCGGCAACCGGTTACCTCGAGGCGAACAGCCTGCCGTTTAATTTCACCTTATCGAACCAGGGCTTAGCTGCGGTGAATGATCCGTTCCTGGTCCAGGCACTATTCTCTCGTGACCAGGTGCTTGATCCGGGCAGCGATTACTCCTTCCTGGAGTATGAGTACAGCAGCGGCCTGGGCAGTGTGACCTCCACTTTGAACACCCGTAATGTCAGCCCGGATGATGCTGATTTTCGCCAAAATATTGTTGATGCCGGTATAATTGGTGAACGCTTGTTCTTTGGCGTCCTGGCCGACAGTGGTGATGCCATCGCTGAGTTGTACGAGAACAACAACAGCTCGCCACCGATTAATAATAATCTGATCCTGAGCGAATTTACCTTGCAGGATGCTCTGGATGTCAGTGATACCACGGTGAGTGAACTGAACATTACTTTCACGAATGATCAGCAGGCACCTTACGATAACTCCTATGTGCCGTGGGTCGGACAATCCAGCAACACGTTCGACGCATTCGATGCCGCTGCCAGTGTCAGGGTCGGAGATAGCGAAACGTCGAGATTCAGCGTAAGCCTCGAACCTGATGTACCGGTCCGTGTCTCCTTCTGGTGGAAAGTCAGTTCCGAGGATGATCCGCTTAACGGCCAACGCGACTATCTTGCCTTTTTCGAAACCCCACCAGGGGATGTCTTTGACCTCGATGACGCCGATCGAGCGATCTACGGTGTTGATGAACTGGAATGGCGCCGGGTCGAAGTGGTGCTGGATGCTGGCTCACACACGCTCACCTGGGCTTATGTCAAGGATGCGCAGGGTGAAGACGGTGAAGACCGCGGATGGGTGGATCAATTAACGATTACAGAACTTCCGAACCTTGAGGTGACGGCTGTCAGTGTTGACGGTAGTGTCAGTTACCAGGCAGGTGAAACGATCAACACTTGGTCTGTCGATATCGCGAATACCGGTGAAGCCATCGAGGCAGGCACTGCTTTTGATGTACAAGTCCGATTGCTCCCCAGTGCCAACTGGGCTGAAACTGATGCCATTACACTACTGACAATCACCGATGACAGCGGGATCGGCGAGGGCGAAAGCCGGAGCTACAACAACACAAATATTGCAAGTTACACGACAGAACCTGCTACGGCCGGCCCGTTGACTCTGCCCGCGGCAGATTACGATTTGGAATATTACTACTTTGGCGCCTATGTGGACTGGCTGGAAGCTGATCCGGGGAGCGGACAGGTCTCCGAATCGAATGAGTCTATCGTCGACAATTCGGAAATTACCGAGGAAGCCTCAATCCAGATCGGTCGCCCCGACATCGTCGGTAGCGCCGCATCTATTTCCTTCGTGAGTTCCGGGCCTTATGCCTACCAGGATCTCGTAGGTCTCACGCTGGATCTAACAAACATAGGCGACGGGGTTCTGTCCGGTGGCACCGGTTTTGATTACTCGGTTTATATTACCCGGACGGACGAGGAAGCAGATCTGGATGCCTCTTCCTCGACGCTCCTCACTTCGGGAACAGCTAACCAGGTAACAAGTGTCGCTTCAGGAGGATCACTTGATTCTATTACCGTTCTTGCAACATTACCTTACGGTCTGGCTGACGGAGACTATTTCATCGCCGTGGAAATCGACGCAAACGATGACGTGCTTGAGCAGGGCCTTGCTCCTGACGGGACTGGAATCGACGGTGAGGCGAATAACGTATTCTTTACCAATTCCCCGAATTTCGCTGTCGCCGACATATCGCTTTACGAAGCACTTGAAGACCAAGGCGGCCCTCCTTTTGCTTTTGAGGATGGCGACGTCGCGGTACCGACCCCGCCGACACCTTATATCACACAAGGAACGGAGAGCTCCGCCCTCTGGTTCGGCCGTGATGACGCAGGTGATGCTACTATCCCGGAGGACGATGCCACCTTTACCGATGGTGACGGGGCACAAACTCCGGACCTTCAAGCAGGTGAGTTTGCCGAGTTCAGCTTGACCGTGCCGGAATCGAGCTTGGTTCGTTTTGACTGGCAAGTTTTCAGCGCCAGCGACCAGAACGAACTCAGCGTGCTGGTGAACGGCGTTGAAGTCGCATCCATCTCAGGCGATGTCCCACTCGCTGAAATCGACCCCGCCATACTGGTACCGAACAACGGGGTGGTGACTTGGCGCTACACCAAAAACGCAGCTACGGTCGGAGACTTTGGCTACATCGACAACCTGCGGATCGATGATAACGACGATCCCGATCTCGTGCTCACCGCGCTGAATTACACGCCCGGGGAATACGTACTCGATATCGCGGGCTTTGCGGGCGCGCCAAATCAATTGCTAGGAACCGAATATCTCGATATTACGGTCGAAGCGACGAATCAGGGTGAAAGTATTACCGCGACCAGCTTTACCACGGCAGATATCGAGGTGCGTCTCTCCACTGACCGGATCTACGGAAACGATAATGACATCGTGCTTGGCACTGTCAGTCAGGTGGAGGGTGATTTGCTTTCGGGAAGCTTGATCCGCTTTATCGGGCCTATCCAGCTGGGTGATTCGATCCCGGAAAACTCCTACTACCTAATCGCAAAAGTCGACCCGAATGATCAGGTGGTGACGGAGTTCAGCGAGTCGAACAATATGCTCATATCCGAGAATCGGGACGTTATTGTTTCCCGCCGTCCGGCGTTGCGCCTTTACAATCCGGATGCGACCGTCACCACCGAAGGTAGCGATGGTGAAACTAACTTCCTCGATCCTAGAGAGTTAGAAACAATTGGTGATCCAAATAGCGAAGTCGTTGCCTTCGATGTCGACGAAGGCCTGTTCTACTATCCGGAAGCGCCGATGCGTTTACGCTTTAGTGTTCAGAATATCGGTCTCGACCGGATTCAGGCGGACGAGGAATGGACCGTCCAGGTGAATCTGGTGGGAGCGCTACGCCAAAGCCTGCAAGATGCCCAATCGCCTGACCCCAATCCTCAGGCATTCCTCGATTTTTTTGATGAGGTGATTAATCTGGGTGATTTTACGGTGAAGCAGCTGATGGAAGGTCGTAGCGCCGCCATGCCGGAGGGGCAGATACTCGATTTTGATGTCGAGTTGGCGATTCCCAGCGGCTCAAGGTTTACCGCTCTCCTTCCGGAGGACAGGGTGATCACCGATTACTTGTGGGCGATCCAAATCGATTTGGATGCGAATAATGAGATTCCCCAATCCTCCATTGTGCGGGAGTTCCCGGCACGGATCATTCCGTCCGGTTTGCCTTGGCTGATACTGAATCCATTCGAAGGTGTTGTGGGAGATGATACGGATCCTGGCCCAGCTTTTGCCGGTTCTGGAAATGATCTGACTCTAACCAATTCTGAAATGGACGAAGGTGCTTTCGGTCTCGTGCCGCAGCTTTCTACAGTCAGTGAGGCTAGCTGGGAAGCGCTGTACGGAGTGATTGCCGATGAAGCCGGTACTCCGACGCAAGTGGCTAATTTCCTCGCCTATGCCTTCAACCGGAATCCGAATGACGGCGATACTGTAGGCAATCAGTTCCCGGGTAGTTTTGGAATAACCGAAGAACAGGGAGAAGAGTACCTGAGCATAAGCTTCGACTTCGTTACCCGTGCTTCGGATTTACAGTATGTGGTTGAAGCAGATAATTCAGCACTGTTTGACGATGCTCCTGAAGTCCTATTGACGATCACGCCGCCGTTTACTGAAACCGTGGATGTGGCATCTTTGACTGGTGACGGTGGAGCTATTTACGAAGACAATGTGGTGACAGTCCTCGATCAGGGTTACTCGGCACGCGTGACTGTTCGGGATAGCATTGATGTGACGACTGAACCGATGCGGTTTATCCGGGTCATTGTCGAGTCCGTGGAAACCACAGGCGTTCCTGATTCCGGACCCTAA
- a CDS encoding rhomboid family intramembrane serine protease has product MASDKEVSFDLQVPEGFEAPPGWGPVALYPSTQQAHEAGLAILAMGHAYWLLPYEETYIICVATGKLTAVRLELEAVQKLGNQAVPQGRPAPYRELDVSVLSFVLYAVVLCGCFAAQFAYPLKAAGRVDAVRMMEGGEWWRAITSLTLHSDVVHLASNTVAGIGFAFLLARFFGAGAAWLLIMVTGAAGNALNAWIHYPEVHLSIGASTAVFAALGLITGIGLWVAVLQPAERWTMPRWLIPVFGGLTLLGLLGVGEGLDGRIDVAAHISGFLWGSIVGFLCATRQVYFLRMAPHTKWIGLLVFAIILAAWAAALR; this is encoded by the coding sequence GTGGCGAGTGATAAAGAAGTCAGCTTTGATTTACAGGTCCCGGAGGGTTTTGAAGCCCCTCCAGGTTGGGGCCCCGTCGCGCTGTATCCATCGACCCAGCAAGCACACGAGGCCGGGCTCGCTATTTTGGCCATGGGGCATGCTTACTGGCTGCTACCTTACGAAGAGACCTACATTATATGTGTGGCCACGGGGAAGCTGACTGCGGTACGTCTTGAGCTGGAAGCCGTGCAGAAGCTGGGCAATCAGGCCGTGCCGCAGGGGCGCCCGGCACCTTATCGGGAGCTGGATGTCAGTGTGTTGAGTTTTGTCCTCTACGCAGTAGTCCTATGCGGATGCTTTGCGGCACAGTTTGCCTATCCATTGAAGGCTGCTGGTCGGGTCGATGCGGTCCGAATGATGGAAGGGGGCGAATGGTGGCGTGCAATTACGTCACTCACCCTGCATAGTGATGTCGTTCATCTGGCTTCAAATACGGTGGCGGGAATTGGTTTCGCCTTTTTGCTGGCACGCTTTTTTGGTGCGGGAGCGGCATGGTTGTTGATTATGGTCACCGGTGCGGCGGGCAATGCTCTGAATGCCTGGATTCACTATCCTGAGGTGCACCTGTCGATCGGCGCTTCGACTGCGGTCTTTGCTGCGCTGGGCTTAATTACCGGCATCGGATTATGGGTGGCCGTGTTGCAACCGGCGGAACGCTGGACCATGCCTCGTTGGCTTATCCCGGTTTTCGGCGGGTTGACTTTGCTGGGCTTACTTGGGGTGGGCGAGGGACTGGACGGTCGCATTGATGTGGCCGCACATATCAGTGGTTTTCTGTGGGGGAGTATCGTTGGTTTCCTTTGTGCGACCCGACAAGTTTACTTCTTGAGAATGGCACCCCATACGAAATGGATCGGCTTACTGGTGTTTGCCATCATTCTTGCCGCTTGGGCCGCTGCCCTAAGATAA
- a CDS encoding FeoB-associated Cys-rich membrane protein, whose amino-acid sequence MQFIEYFIVALVLALALGYLVKTFWPKSQQTGCGCGNTNCKVPKPDLKKRPTHKAS is encoded by the coding sequence ATGCAGTTTATCGAATACTTCATTGTCGCGCTGGTGCTGGCTCTTGCCCTGGGCTATCTGGTCAAAACCTTTTGGCCGAAGTCCCAGCAAACAGGCTGTGGCTGCGGTAACACGAATTGCAAGGTACCCAAACCAGATTTGAAAAAACGTCCGACGCATAAAGCTTCGTAG
- the feoB gene encoding ferrous iron transport protein B: MVEKTDKLRIALIGNPNTGKTSLFNALTGLRQRVGNYSGVTVEKKIGQWGLGDTQTVELIDLPGTYSLSAKSIDERIAVDVLSGHMEGQPAPDLVIVVVDAENLQRNLFLASQAAELDVPMVIALNCWDVAERKGLKIDCKLLQQRLGVPVIPTVANRRRGADELSAAVLEAVQSRPKMIRPSWPAPVKESVELLRNELVEKNDETLKDGELMRLLFDQNSAVRSRLKTPMVEVEKIVQSARDHLRSGGFNPDAAESLLRFRFLNPLLLDIIERQANLKKRSRSEGIDQLLLHRFWGLGIFVGMMYVVFQSVYTWAGPFMDLIEGVTGWLQGLAAGALTNTPMLQSLVVDGVIGGVGAFVVFLPQILILFLFIALLEETGYMARAAFLMDKLFQWCGLNGKSFVPLLSSYACAIPGIMATRTISDPKTRMITILIAPLMSCSARLPVYLLLIGAFVEPRYGPSIAGAVLFAMHFVGALLAAPLAYILNQTLNKGRPAQPFIMELPPYRVPRVRSISWRMYESGKDFVVRAGTVIFAMTVIIWALLYFPRPAELEENIISQYSTSSEEEIAQEIDAAYLEQSYMGRFGKFVQPVFAPAGYDWKITVGVLASFPAREVIISTLGITYALGGEVDEESKDLREAFKRAKWESGPKTGEPVYNLAVALSIMVFFALCMQCGATVAVIAKELNWGWALASFFGLTGIAWLAAVAVYQITIRLI, translated from the coding sequence ATGGTCGAGAAGACGGATAAGTTACGGATTGCCCTCATTGGTAATCCCAACACGGGAAAGACCTCACTCTTTAACGCCCTCACCGGCTTGAGGCAACGGGTGGGCAATTACTCCGGTGTCACAGTTGAAAAGAAAATCGGCCAATGGGGTCTGGGCGATACGCAAACGGTTGAACTTATCGATCTGCCCGGAACGTACAGCCTGAGCGCCAAGTCGATCGACGAGCGTATCGCCGTCGATGTCTTGAGCGGACACATGGAAGGTCAACCGGCGCCGGACCTGGTGATTGTCGTCGTCGATGCGGAAAATCTGCAGCGCAACCTTTTTCTGGCATCCCAGGCAGCTGAGTTGGATGTGCCCATGGTGATTGCCTTGAACTGCTGGGACGTTGCCGAGCGTAAGGGCTTGAAGATCGACTGTAAGCTCTTACAGCAGCGATTGGGTGTGCCGGTGATACCTACCGTGGCCAACCGCCGGCGCGGTGCGGACGAACTCAGCGCTGCGGTTCTCGAAGCGGTTCAGAGCCGACCGAAAATGATCCGCCCCTCCTGGCCCGCACCGGTCAAGGAGAGCGTGGAGCTACTTCGTAATGAACTGGTCGAAAAAAATGACGAGACCCTGAAAGACGGCGAGCTCATGCGGCTTCTCTTCGACCAGAACAGCGCCGTCCGCAGCCGATTGAAGACGCCTATGGTGGAGGTCGAAAAAATCGTACAATCGGCCCGTGATCATTTACGCAGCGGCGGCTTCAATCCTGATGCCGCCGAATCGCTGCTCCGCTTTCGCTTTTTAAACCCGCTCCTCCTCGATATCATCGAGCGTCAGGCCAACCTGAAAAAGCGTAGTCGTTCAGAAGGCATCGACCAACTTCTTCTCCATCGTTTCTGGGGGCTCGGTATTTTCGTGGGGATGATGTATGTTGTCTTCCAGTCGGTCTATACCTGGGCCGGCCCTTTCATGGATCTGATCGAGGGGGTAACCGGCTGGCTCCAGGGTCTTGCCGCGGGTGCATTAACGAACACACCCATGCTCCAAAGTCTCGTCGTTGACGGAGTCATTGGCGGTGTGGGCGCTTTCGTCGTCTTCCTGCCCCAAATTTTGATTTTGTTCCTCTTCATCGCACTGCTTGAAGAAACCGGCTATATGGCCCGTGCCGCTTTCCTCATGGACAAGCTTTTTCAGTGGTGCGGCTTGAACGGGAAGAGTTTTGTGCCGCTGCTCTCCAGTTACGCCTGCGCCATTCCCGGAATCATGGCGACACGCACGATCAGCGACCCCAAGACGAGAATGATCACCATTCTGATCGCTCCGCTCATGAGCTGCTCGGCGCGCCTGCCCGTTTACCTCCTGCTGATTGGGGCATTCGTCGAGCCCCGATACGGACCATCGATAGCAGGGGCGGTTCTCTTCGCCATGCATTTTGTGGGTGCACTGCTGGCGGCTCCTCTCGCCTACATTCTCAACCAGACCCTCAACAAAGGCCGTCCGGCGCAGCCGTTCATTATGGAATTGCCGCCTTATCGGGTGCCCCGGGTCAGGAGTATTTCCTGGCGCATGTATGAGAGTGGTAAGGACTTTGTCGTCCGCGCCGGCACGGTGATCTTCGCCATGACGGTTATTATCTGGGCCCTCCTGTATTTTCCACGACCAGCTGAGCTTGAAGAAAATATTATCAGCCAATATAGCACATCCTCTGAGGAGGAAATTGCTCAGGAAATCGATGCAGCCTATCTGGAGCAAAGCTACATGGGCCGCTTCGGAAAGTTTGTTCAGCCGGTCTTTGCCCCGGCCGGATACGACTGGAAAATTACTGTCGGTGTACTCGCAAGTTTCCCCGCCCGGGAGGTGATTATCTCCACACTTGGCATTACTTATGCCCTGGGCGGAGAGGTCGACGAGGAGTCCAAAGACCTGCGCGAGGCCTTCAAACGAGCCAAGTGGGAAAGCGGCCCCAAAACGGGCGAGCCGGTTTACAATCTGGCGGTCGCCCTCTCGATCATGGTTTTCTTTGCCCTTTGCATGCAATGCGGGGCCACCGTAGCCGTCATCGCCAAGGAGCTGAATTGGGGCTGGGCCTTGGCCAGTTTCTTCGGGCTCACTGGAATTGCATGGCTGGCTGCGGTTGCGGTTTATCAGATTACCATTAGACTGATCTAG
- a CDS encoding FeoA family protein, which produces MQLSQIKRDGKFRVTKVNPENDSVSQLMSLGLLPGQEIRLTHEAPLGDPIAVSFEGCHMSLRLCDAAEVEVEAV; this is translated from the coding sequence ATGCAACTCAGTCAGATCAAAAGAGACGGAAAATTCCGCGTCACCAAAGTAAATCCCGAGAACGACAGCGTGTCACAGCTGATGTCGCTCGGGTTACTGCCGGGGCAGGAGATTCGCCTGACCCACGAAGCCCCTCTGGGCGATCCGATCGCGGTGAGCTTTGAAGGCTGCCACATGAGCCTGCGCCTCTGCGACGCAGCGGAAGTCGAAGTCGAGGCTGTCTGA